One Synechococcus sp. CC9605 genomic window carries:
- the ureG gene encoding urease accessory protein UreG produces the protein MSSKLRLGVAGPVGSGKTALVEALCRRLRDDLQLAVVTNDIYTQEDAQFLTRAGALDPERIRGVETGGCPHTAIREDCSINRAAVAELEAQFPELDLVLVESGGDNLAASFSPELVDLCIYVIDVAAGDKIPRKGGPGITRSDLLVINKIDLAPQVGADLALMEQDTRRMRGDRPWCFTNLHSGEGLEQVLAFLSQQLPNS, from the coding sequence ATGAGCAGCAAACTGCGCCTTGGGGTGGCGGGTCCTGTGGGATCCGGCAAAACCGCATTGGTGGAGGCGCTCTGTCGCCGCTTGCGCGACGACCTCCAGCTTGCGGTAGTTACCAACGACATCTACACCCAGGAGGATGCCCAGTTTCTCACCCGTGCTGGTGCCCTGGATCCAGAGCGGATTCGTGGCGTAGAGACCGGTGGTTGCCCTCACACGGCGATCCGCGAAGACTGCTCGATCAACAGAGCCGCCGTGGCGGAGCTGGAGGCGCAATTCCCTGAACTTGATCTTGTTTTGGTTGAAAGCGGTGGCGACAACCTGGCGGCGAGCTTCAGCCCGGAACTGGTGGATCTCTGCATCTACGTGATTGATGTGGCGGCTGGCGACAAGATCCCCCGCAAGGGAGGGCCTGGCATCACCCGCTCTGATCTGCTGGTGATCAACAAGATTGATCTTGCTCCACAGGTCGGTGCTGACCTTGCGCTGATGGAACAGGACACCCGGCGGATGCGTGGCGACCGACCGTGGTGTTTCACCAACCTTCACAGCGGTGAAGGGCTGGAGCAGGTGTTGGCGTTCTTGTCGCAACAACTACCAAATTCGTAG
- a CDS encoding urease accessory protein UreF has protein sequence MTSLALLQLVSPALPVGAFSYSEGLEVLIQAGSIANEQAIQAWLEAELQRGAVRLEAAALRPLAEALVGWTTQADAAAKARLIDLDGWLLATREAAELRAQQRQMGMSLLQLMSDMGQDLPEPVALSWPAAWAWAALGLSVPSGEMLEGYLYGWVANQLSASVRLLPLGPSRAQVLQQRLLPLIASQAQLLQVADPQQLWSSGVSAGMAQLAHAELYSRLFRS, from the coding sequence ATGACGTCCCTTGCGTTGCTGCAACTGGTCAGCCCGGCCCTGCCCGTGGGTGCCTTCAGTTATTCAGAGGGCCTGGAGGTGTTGATTCAAGCGGGTTCCATCGCCAATGAGCAGGCCATCCAGGCTTGGTTGGAGGCTGAACTGCAACGGGGCGCGGTGCGGTTGGAAGCTGCTGCGTTAAGGCCTCTGGCGGAGGCTTTGGTGGGGTGGACCACTCAGGCCGATGCGGCGGCCAAGGCGCGTCTGATCGATCTGGATGGTTGGCTGTTGGCCACCCGCGAGGCTGCGGAGCTGCGAGCCCAGCAGCGTCAGATGGGGATGTCGTTGCTGCAGTTGATGTCGGACATGGGTCAGGACCTTCCTGAACCTGTGGCCTTGAGCTGGCCAGCGGCCTGGGCCTGGGCTGCTCTTGGCTTGTCGGTTCCGTCGGGAGAAATGCTGGAGGGCTACCTCTACGGCTGGGTTGCCAATCAGCTCAGTGCCTCGGTGCGGCTGCTGCCGTTGGGTCCCTCCCGCGCGCAGGTGCTGCAACAGCGGCTGCTGCCGCTGATTGCTTCCCAAGCGCAGCTGCTTCAGGTGGCCGATCCGCAGCAGCTCTGGAGCAGTGGTGTGAGTGCGGGCATGGCTCAGCTTGCCCATGCTGAGCTGTATTCACGTCTGTTTCGAAGCTGA